From one Phoenix dactylifera cultivar Barhee BC4 unplaced genomic scaffold, palm_55x_up_171113_PBpolish2nd_filt_p 000283F, whole genome shotgun sequence genomic stretch:
- the LOC103704643 gene encoding acetate/butyrate--CoA ligase AAE7, peroxisomal, translating to MADGPERDIDELPKNPANYTALTPLWFLERAALVHPDRLAVVHGPARYTWAETYRRCRRLASALASRSIGPGSTVAVIAPNIPAIYEAHFGVPMAGAVVNCVNIRLIAPTIAFLLDHSSAEVVMVDQEFFSLAEESLKIIADKTKGAFKPPLLIVIRDETCDPKSLQNALRKGAIEYEKFLESGDPEFAWKPPKDEWQSISLGYTSGTTSSPKGVVLHHRGAYLMALSGPLIWGMNEGAIYLWTLPMFHCNGWCYAWSLAALCGTSICLRQVTAKAVYSAIANQGVTHFCAAPVVLNTIINAPPSDSILPLPRVVNVMTAGAAPPPSLLAAMSHLGFRVTHTYGLSETYGPSTVCAWKPEWDHLPPEEQARLHARQGVRYIGLEGLDVVNLKTMRPVPADGTTLGEIVMRGNLVMKGYLKNPKANEEAFANGWYHSGDLGVKHPDGYIEVKDRAKDIIISGGENISSLEVESILYLHPAILEASVVARPDEQWGESPCAFVTLKDGVNQTNERALAEGIMKFCREKMPAYWVPKSVVFGPLPKTATGKIKKHELRAKAKEMGPVKKSRL from the exons ATGGCGGACGGGCCGGAGAGGGATATTGACGAGCTTCCGAAGAATCCGGCCAACTACACGGCGCTGACCCCGCTGTGGTTCCTGGAGCGAGCCGCGCTGGTCCATCCGGACCGGCTCGCGGTGGTCCACGGCCCGGCCCGGTACACCTGGGCCGAGACCTACCGCCGGTGCCGCCGCCTCGCCTCCGCCCTCGCCAGCCGTTCGATCGGTCCCGGGAGcacg GTAGCTGTAATTGCACCAAATATCCCAGCTATCTATGAAGCTCATTTTGGAGTTCCAATGGCTGGAGCAGTGGTGAACTGTGTCAACATTCGGCTAATTGCTCCTACAATTGCCTTCCTTTTGGATCATTCTTCAGCTGAAGTTGTTATGGTGGATCAGGAGTTCTTTTCATTGGCCGAGGAATCTTTGAAGATAATAGCAGACAAAACAAAAGGGGCTTTCAAGCCTCCACTTCTAATCGTTATACGTGATGAAACCTGTGATCCTAAGTCTCTTCAAAATGCTCTGAGAAAAGGTGCTATTGAATATGAGAAGTTTCTAGAATCTGGTGACCCTGAATTTGCTTGGAAGCCACCAAAGGATGAGTGGCAGAGCATTTCTTTGGGCTACACTTCAGGAACAACATCCAGTCCAAAGGGTGTGGTATTGCATCATAGAGGTGCTTATCTAATGGCTCTCAGTGGGCCTCTAATATGGGGAATGAATGAAGGGGCTATTTACTTGTGGACTCTGCCCATGTTCCATTGCAACGGCTGGTGCTACGCTTGGTCACTGGCTGCTCTCTGTGGAACAAGCATATGTCTTCGCCAG GTGACAGCCAAGGCCGTCTACTCAGCAATAGCCAACCAGGGTGTGACCCACTTCTGTGCTGCCCCGGTTGTCCTTAACACCATCATCAACGCCCCTCCAAGTGATTccatcctccccctcccccgcgTCGTCAATGTCATGACCGCTGGTGCTGCCCCACCCCCATCACTCTTGGCTGCCATGTCCCACCTTGGTTTCCGCGTCACCCACACCTATGGCCTGTCGGAAACCTATGGCCCGTCCACTGTGTGTGCTTGGAAGCCTGAATGGGACCACCTTCCGCCCGAGGAACAAGCCCGACTCCATGCCCGCCAAGGTGTTCGCTACATTGGCTTGGAAGGCCTTGATGTCGTCAACCTAAAAACCATGCGCCCCGTGCCTGCTGATGGCACTACTCTAGGAGAAATTGTTATGCGAGGGAATTTAGTTATGAAGGGCTACCTAAAGAATCCGAAGGCAAATGAAGAGGCCTTTGCGAATGGTTGGTACCACTCCGGTGACCTGGGTGTGAAGCATCCGGATGGATATATAGAAGTGAAGGACCGAGCAAAGGACATTATTATCTCCGGTGGTGAGAATATCAGTAGCCTGGAGGTGGAGAGTATATTATACTTGCACCCTGCTATTTTGGAAGCTTCAGTGGTGGCTCGGCCTGATGAGCAGTGGGGGGAGTCGCCATGCGCCTTTGTGACATTGAAGGATGGCGTTAATCAGACCAATGAGCGAGCATTGGCAGAGGGCATCATGAAGTTTTGTCGCGAGAAGATGCCGGCCTACTGGGTTCCGAAGTCCGTGGTGTTTGGTCCCCTGCCGAAGACAGCTACAGGGAAGATAAAAAAGCATGAGCTGAGGGCAAAGGCCAAGGAGATGGGACCAGTGAAGAAGAGCAGATTGTGA
- the LOC103704642 gene encoding uncharacterized protein LOC103704642 isoform X2: MFSPLSFPFPSPSSSLKYQPVSLVSRERERGGLEMACCNGEDMASQGEEASLEKKYGGIAPKKKPLISKDHERSYFDSADWALGKQGANLKTGTAIELLKPKLQRTPHHQLPPRNPKCTSSGESRA; encoded by the exons ATGTTCTCTCCACTCTCTTTTCCCTTCCCATCCCCCTCCTCCTCACTCAAGTACCAACCTGTCTCTCTAGTCTCAAG agagagagagagaggaggattaGAGATGGCTTGCTGCAATGGAGAGGATATGGCTTCCCAAGGGGAAGAG GCTTCACTGGAGAAAAAATATGGTGGAATTGCGCCtaaaaagaaacccttgatATCAAAG GACCATGAGAGATCCTACTTTGATTCTGCTGACTGGGCCCTTGGTAAG caaGGAGCCAATCTTAAAACAGGAACTGCCATTGAATTGCTGAAGCCCAAATTGCAG cggacacctcatcatCAACTTCCCCCTCGAAACCCTAAGTGCACCTCTTCAGGGGAGAGCAGG GCTTAG
- the LOC103704642 gene encoding uncharacterized protein LOC103704642 isoform X1, with protein MFSPLSFPFPSPSSSLKYQPVSLVSRERERGGLEMACCNGEDMASQGEEASLEKKYGGIAPKKKPLISKAGEANGGCTKKRTLNSERDHERSYFDSADWALGKQGANLKTGTAIELLKPKLQRTPHHQLPPRNPKCTSSGESRA; from the exons ATGTTCTCTCCACTCTCTTTTCCCTTCCCATCCCCCTCCTCCTCACTCAAGTACCAACCTGTCTCTCTAGTCTCAAG agagagagagagaggaggattaGAGATGGCTTGCTGCAATGGAGAGGATATGGCTTCCCAAGGGGAAGAG GCTTCACTGGAGAAAAAATATGGTGGAATTGCGCCtaaaaagaaacccttgatATCAAAG GCAGGAGAAGCCAATGGAGGATGCACAAAGAAACGAACTCTCAATTCTGAAAGG GACCATGAGAGATCCTACTTTGATTCTGCTGACTGGGCCCTTGGTAAG caaGGAGCCAATCTTAAAACAGGAACTGCCATTGAATTGCTGAAGCCCAAATTGCAG cggacacctcatcatCAACTTCCCCCTCGAAACCCTAAGTGCACCTCTTCAGGGGAGAGCAGG GCTTAG